From a single Phragmites australis chromosome 7, lpPhrAust1.1, whole genome shotgun sequence genomic region:
- the LOC133924696 gene encoding nudix hydrolase 8-like, with protein sequence MASSLVDTAAAANLCRLTAAGRRPARSFLNCACSSTDCRVSASYPIGRMLSGVRSAARKKLFRSDPADQLLGINSWSECGTDHHHWWTALENNFVLEASDDEYGGVVVDADRLPSDNAAFARSLAASLSYWKSVGKKGVWLKLPVHRAELVPLAVKEGFKYHHAEEAYVMLTYWIPDEPCMLPANASHQVGVGGFVINDQMQVLVVQEKYCGSSLDGAWKLPTGFILASEEIYTGASREVKEETGVDTEFVDVVAFRHAHNVAFQKSDLFFICMLRPVSSKIKIDETEIQAAKWMPLEEFVKQPFIQEDHMFQKVMDICIQRLRKCYCGLTPHHVVSKFDGRTSTLYYNVAEPEDVNCGAA encoded by the exons ATGGCGAGCAGCTTGGTCGACACAGCCGCAGCTGCCAATCTCTGCCGCCTGACGGCGGCCGGGCGCCGCCCCGCCAGGAGCTTCTTGAACTGCGCATGCTCCTCCACAG ACTGCAGAGTTAGCGCGTCCTACCCCATCGGCCGGATGCTGAGCGGGGTGAGGTCGGCGGCGCGCAAGAAGCTGTTCAGGAGCGACCCGGCCGACCAGCTGCTGGGCATCAACAGCTGGTCGGAGTGCGGCACGGACCACCATCACTGGTGGACGGCCCTGGAAAACAATTTTGTGCTGGAGGCCTCGGATGACGAGTACGGCGGGGTCGTCGTCGACGCCGACAGGCTGCCGTCCGACAATGCCGCCTTCGCGCGGTCGCTGGCGGCGTCGCTCTCCTACTGGAAGTCTGTG GGGAAGAAAGGAGTGTGGTTGAAATTACCAGTGCATCGGGCCGAGCTCGTTCCCTTGGCAGTGAAG GAAGGTTTCAAGTACCACCATGCAGAGGAGGCGTACGTGATGCTGACATATTGGATCCCTGACGAGCCATGTATGCTCCCTGCAAATGCTTCTCATCAGGTTGGAGTTGGGGGCTTTGTGATCAATGATCAAATGCAG GTCCTGGTGGTGCAAGAGAAGTATTGTGGTTCGTCGTTGGATGGTGCTTGGAAGCTCCCCACAGGGTTCATTCTTGCG TCGGAGGAAATCTATACAGGAGCTAGCAGAGAGGTGAAGGAGGAAACTGGG GTTGATACTGAATTCGTGGATGTGGTTGCCTTCAG GCACGCACACAATGTGGCATTTCAAAAGTCCGACCTGTTCTTCATCTGCATGCTGAGGCCTGTGTCAAGCAAGATCAAGATTGACGAGACGGAGATCCAGGCAGCAAAG TGGATGCCACTCGAGGAGTTCGTGAAGCAGCCGTTCATCCAGGAGGACCACATGTTCCAGAAGGTCATGGACATCTGCATCCAGCGGCTGAGGAAGTGCTACTGCGGGCTGACGCCGCACCACGTCGTCTCCAAGTTCGACGGCAGAACGTCCACGCTGTACTACAACGTTGCCGAGCCCGAGGATGTGAACTGCGGCGCCGCTTGA
- the LOC133924697 gene encoding deSI-like protein At4g17486 isoform X2 — MEAQNGGGGRGGAPVVLNVYDLTPTNNYLYWFGLGIFHSGIEVHGMEYGFGAHEFPTSGVFEVEPKSCPGFVYRRSVWMGTIDMSRAEFRTFIENLAGKYNGNTYHLISKNCNHFTDDVCKNLTRKPIPGWVNRLARVGSFFNCLLPQSIQVSTVRHVPTHPAFSDHTVRSSPGIFEVPKRVAEMLVPPCSF; from the exons aTGGAGGCAcagaacggcggcggcggacgcggTGGGGCACCGGTGGTCCTGAACGTGTACGACCTGACTCCCACGAACAACTACCTCTACTGGTTCGGCCTCGGCATCTTCCACTCCGGGATCGAAG TTCATGGCATGGAGTACGGATTTGGAGCACATGAGTTCCCAACAAGTGGTGTATTTGAGGTGGAACCAAAAAGCTGCCCTGGTTTCGTCTATAGAAGGTCTGTGTGGATGGGGACAATTGATATGTCTCGGGCAGAGTTCCGCACGTTCATTGAAAATCTTGCAGGAAAGTACAATGGCAATACATATCATTTGATTTCAAAGAACTGCAACCATTTTACAGATGATGTCTGCAAGAACTTAACCAGGAAACCGATCCCTGGATGGGTGAATCGGCTAGCAAGAGTGG GTTCCTTTTTCAATTGCCTCCTACCACAAAGCATCCAAGTTTCTACTGTGAGACATGTCCCTACTCATCCTGCATTTTCTG ATCATACTGTACGTTCTTCACCCGGTATCTTTGAAGTGCCAAAGCGGGTTGCAGAGATGCTTGTGCCGCCGTGCTCCTTTTGA
- the LOC133924697 gene encoding deSI-like protein At4g17486 isoform X1, with protein MEAQNGGGGRGGAPVVLNVYDLTPTNNYLYWFGLGIFHSGIEVHGMEYGFGAHEFPTSGVFEVEPKSCPGFVYRRSVWMGTIDMSRAEFRTFIENLAGKYNGNTYHLISKNCNHFTDDVCKNLTRKPIPGWVNRLARVGSFFNCLLPQSIQVSTVRHVPTHPAFSDDDMDSISSSIIGDSDVEELDQHLLPSTVDHHSVDVPPKLARNLL; from the exons aTGGAGGCAcagaacggcggcggcggacgcggTGGGGCACCGGTGGTCCTGAACGTGTACGACCTGACTCCCACGAACAACTACCTCTACTGGTTCGGCCTCGGCATCTTCCACTCCGGGATCGAAG TTCATGGCATGGAGTACGGATTTGGAGCACATGAGTTCCCAACAAGTGGTGTATTTGAGGTGGAACCAAAAAGCTGCCCTGGTTTCGTCTATAGAAGGTCTGTGTGGATGGGGACAATTGATATGTCTCGGGCAGAGTTCCGCACGTTCATTGAAAATCTTGCAGGAAAGTACAATGGCAATACATATCATTTGATTTCAAAGAACTGCAACCATTTTACAGATGATGTCTGCAAGAACTTAACCAGGAAACCGATCCCTGGATGGGTGAATCGGCTAGCAAGAGTGG GTTCCTTTTTCAATTGCCTCCTACCACAAAGCATCCAAGTTTCTACTGTGAGACATGTCCCTACTCATCCTGCATTTTCTG ATGATGATATGGATTCAATATCCTCATCGATCATTGGGGACAGTGATGTGGAAGAGTTGGACCAACACCTGCTACCATCAACTGTTGACCACCATTCTGTAGATGTGCCACCAAAGCTAGCCAGAAATCTTCTCTGA